A window of the Nitrosomonas sp. PY1 genome harbors these coding sequences:
- a CDS encoding TrbI/VirB10 family protein — MSMSADASPETISSSGVRRVNNLPIYIVVGIMLVFLLIMMVVAINRSEPQDSNNTEESKKAGSSNMLAAFITGEYKDGFIEPERPAPTEPALDLPPEIMIARPSNLDLPPLPPVNSLERDPASEHIRMMKLQLFEQAVKAKTNVAMEAPRSAGSSSPPSANYTPSGVTPSRKEALARIAAVRQQVDAQAKDDPAAAYLARLQQIKDSGHIGGRDGLDDSAPELIDADSKRPDNNYANFDATGQGSRWKLDSKPAAPETPYSLLNGFVIPAVLISGINSELPGQIMAQVSQDIYDTPVGRWRLIPQGARLVGSYSSDVAYGQSRVLVAWQRIIFPDGKTMDIGAMPGADGIGQAGFKDQVNNHYLRIFGSALLMSAVIAGATYSQRDAGGGGVFGRQNAGSILSQSLGQQLGQATTRLMMKNLNIAPTLEIRPGFRFNVIVTKDMVFSKPYQSFDY; from the coding sequence ATGAGTATGTCTGCTGACGCATCTCCTGAAACCATATCGTCATCTGGCGTGCGCCGGGTCAACAACCTTCCGATTTATATTGTTGTCGGTATCATGCTGGTTTTTTTATTAATCATGATGGTTGTAGCAATAAATCGCTCAGAACCACAAGACTCAAACAATACCGAAGAAAGCAAAAAAGCTGGATCAAGCAATATGCTGGCCGCGTTTATTACGGGCGAATACAAGGATGGCTTCATTGAACCGGAAAGACCGGCACCCACAGAACCTGCCCTGGACTTGCCGCCAGAAATCATGATTGCACGCCCCAGTAATCTTGATTTACCCCCATTACCACCAGTGAACAGTCTCGAAAGAGATCCCGCTTCAGAGCATATTCGTATGATGAAGTTGCAACTATTTGAGCAAGCGGTAAAAGCAAAAACCAATGTGGCTATGGAAGCACCAAGAAGTGCTGGTTCATCTTCACCTCCATCCGCCAACTATACTCCTTCTGGCGTAACACCCAGCAGGAAAGAAGCATTGGCACGAATAGCAGCAGTCAGACAGCAAGTCGATGCACAAGCAAAAGATGATCCTGCTGCTGCCTATCTTGCGCGATTACAACAAATCAAGGACAGTGGGCATATCGGTGGCCGCGATGGTTTGGATGATTCAGCGCCAGAATTAATTGATGCGGATTCAAAAAGACCTGATAACAATTATGCAAACTTTGATGCAACAGGGCAGGGGAGTCGTTGGAAACTGGACAGCAAGCCAGCAGCACCCGAAACACCGTATAGCCTACTGAACGGATTTGTAATACCGGCTGTGCTTATCTCCGGTATTAATTCAGAACTGCCCGGCCAAATCATGGCGCAAGTCAGTCAGGACATTTATGACACACCCGTAGGCCGTTGGCGCTTGATACCTCAAGGCGCTCGTCTGGTCGGGAGTTATTCCAGTGATGTTGCCTATGGTCAATCGCGTGTATTGGTTGCATGGCAACGGATTATTTTTCCTGACGGCAAGACAATGGATATTGGTGCGATGCCGGGAGCTGATGGTATCGGTCAAGCGGGATTCAAAGATCAAGTCAATAATCATTATTTGCGAATATTCGGATCGGCATTATTGATGTCAGCCGTGATAGCAGGAGCCACGTACAGCCAGCGTGATGCTGGGGGAGGGGGCGTATTCGGGCGGCAAAATGCCGGTAGCATATTGAGTCAGTCGCTAGGCCAGCAACTTGGGCAAGCGACCACGCGGCTAATGATGAAAAATCTGAATATTGCGCCAACACTAGAGATACGCCCAGGTTTTAGATTCAATGTCATTGTTACCAAAGACATGGTCTTTTCTAAACCGTATCAATCATTTGATTATTAA